TAGATGCCATTTTTGATAATTACTATGAGACTTATTCCTCACCAAGCGTACAAACCATCCGTCATTTGAACGCTAAAGAGACCCCCTATCAAATCATTGACCTACTTTTAGTCACCCATGCTCATCTCGATCATTTCAACCCCGAAATGGTCGGCACCTTTTTAAGATCACACCCAGAAACCGAACTCATCTGCCCAAATCAAGCAGTAGATTCCATTGTCAAAATGGCCAACAACTTTGAATCATTAGCTCCCAGGCTCAATGGCCTAGATACCAACCCAACATGGGAAGCGCTATTTCTAAAAGGAGTTAGTGTTCACACTGCCTATGTACGTCATGGGGGCAAACAGAATTATGCGGTAGATAATCAAATCTACCTGATCAAGGTAGACGGAAAGAAAATTTTACACTTAGGGGATGCCGAGATGGACCCTTCCCACTTCACCCCGCTTCATTTATCCAAACCTCCAATAGATGTCGCCTTGATTCCTTATTGGTTCTTGGCCTACCCTCCAGGCATTGATATTATTAAGAATCAAATAAAACCCAATAAGCTCGTTGCCATCCATTACCCAAAAGTGGGAGACCCAAAAACATTAAAAAAGATTAGGGATAACTTCCCTAATGCCGTTGTATTTATGAAAGAAGGTCAAAGTGTGGATTTTTAGTAAGGTTCTACTTTTCAGAATTAATAATAAATCCATTTATTTTACTTTTGCCTCCAAACAAACCAATGTTAAAGTAAACTTAATTCTTGCATGCAACTTCTGAGAAGTACATTTTCAGCGTTTTTCTTCTTCCTATCTTTCACGCTTTCGGCTCAAAAAGCAACCTACATAGCGAATAGTGGTGTGCTGGTACAAGTAGGCCAAAACAAAGTGTTGATTGATGCATTTTTTGAAGATGGAAGAGGAAAGTTTCTAACACCCCAGAGTTCGCAATTGGATGCCATGGTGGCGGGTAGGCCTCCCTACAATAACCTTTCACTTGCTCTCGCTACCCATGCACATCCCGATCACTTTAGTCCCACTCAAATTGGCAAGCTTTTATTCACCAACAAGAAACTAAATTGTCTGGCAACTCCTCAGGTAGTTGACTCTATTGAAGTGGTGATGGACAATTTTGAAAGCATCCATGATAGAACGCTCACCTTCCCGCTTTCACGGTCATGGAAAAGCTATGATCAGGAAGGACTTACCGTC
The sequence above is drawn from the Reichenbachiella sp. genome and encodes:
- a CDS encoding MBL fold metallo-hydrolase, translating into MQLLRSTFSAFFFFLSFTLSAQKATYIANSGVLVQVGQNKVLIDAFFEDGRGKFLTPQSSQLDAMVAGRPPYNNLSLALATHAHPDHFSPTQIGKLLFTNKKLNCLATPQVVDSIEVVMDNFESIHDRTLTFPLSRSWKSYDQEGLTVKAAYAKHAGKSNARIQDLIFLVNFNGKKVLHLGDANMDPDRFEELKLEYEEIDVAFVPFWYMTSFYGAEVIRQHIGAKKVVAIHIPENYSQQSLDKIKKFMPNAVIFDKAGQSITF
- a CDS encoding MBL fold metallo-hydrolase; the protein is MSNLKIFLLLFIFPFTAFSQHSISYIANEGIFIQTEHKSILIDAIFDNYYETYSSPSVQTIRHLNAKETPYQIIDLLLVTHAHLDHFNPEMVGTFLRSHPETELICPNQAVDSIVKMANNFESLAPRLNGLDTNPTWEALFLKGVSVHTAYVRHGGKQNYAVDNQIYLIKVDGKKILHLGDAEMDPSHFTPLHLSKPPIDVALIPYWFLAYPPGIDIIKNQIKPNKLVAIHYPKVGDPKTLKKIRDNFPNAVVFMKEGQSVDF